From Gallus gallus isolate bGalGal1 chromosome 14, bGalGal1.mat.broiler.GRCg7b, whole genome shotgun sequence, one genomic window encodes:
- the MAFIP gene encoding tektin-4 yields the protein MEHPEGSPSGPAPARVPLTKEPAPQTVPATQLPMKVYEAALKTGPDSSSGLATAGFRTAKYLPPEWHQSNYNLYHKAFASCEESERNRDEAKELSERTEAATQRAQKDSTAALGQRLQDIHFWKTELQKAIEELDAETNLLAAQKLRLERALDATEVPYAIATDNLQCRERRQPPDLVCDEVERELLKEAELIRNIQELLKRTLMQASNQMRLNRDHKEICEMDWSDKVETYNIDDKCGRYKNQSTNIQFHPSSVKFEESASTPETWAKFSHDNIYRAERERLASVNLRTLIDNILHDVSEDLRMQCAAVNEAFAKRCLELDDTKHKLEHHMKETLREIGDQEANIVALKQAIRDKEGPMRVAQTRLYDRSFRPNVELCRDAAQFRLISEVEEITESVESLKKKLREAEQSLRNLEDTRMNLEKEIAVKTNSIFIDRQKCMAHRTRYPTVLKLAGYR from the exons ATGGAGCATCCCGAGGGAAGCCCCAGCGGCCCGGCGCCCGCCCGGGTGCCGCTGACCAAAGAGCCGGCACCCCAGACAGTGCCTGCCACCCAGCTACCCATGAAGGTTTATGAGGCAGCACTGAAGACGGGGCCTGATTCCTCCAGCGGCCTAGCCACAGCCGGCTTCCGCACTGCCAAGTATCTGCCCCCTGAGTGGCACCAGAGCAACTACAACCTGTACCACAAGGCCTTTGCCAGCTGTGAGGAGTCTGAGCGCAACAGGGATGAAGCTAAAGAGCTGTCCGAGAGAACTGAAGCTGCCACCCAACGTGCCCAGAAGGATTCCACAGCTGCCCTGGGCCAGCGGCTGCAGGACATCCACTTCTGGAAGACAGAGCTTCAGAAGGCAATTGAAGAGCTCGATGCAGAGACCAACCTGCTGGCAGCTCAGAAGCTGAGGCTGGAAAGGGCACTCGATGCCACTGAGGTGCCCTATGCAATTGCAACCGACAACCTGCAGTGTCGGGAGAGGAGGCAGCCCCCAGACCTGGTCTGTGATGAGGTGGAGAGGGAGCTGCTGAAG GAAGCTGAGCTTATCAGAAATATCCAGGAGCTTTTGAAAAGAACTTTGATGCAAGCTAGTAACCAGATGCG ATTAAATCGAGACCACAAAGAGATTTGTGAAATGGACTGGTCAGACAAAGTTGAAACATACAACATTGATGATAAATGTGGACGATACAAGAACCAGAGCACCAACATCCAGTTCCATCCTAGCTCAGTGAAGTTTGAAGAGAG TGCATCAACACCAGAGACATGGGCCAAGTTCAGTCACGACAACATCTATAGGGCAGAACGAGAAAGATTGGCTTCAGTTAATCTTCGCACTTTGATTGATAATATTCTTCACGATGTATCTGAGGACCTGAGGATGCAATGTGCTGCTGTGAATGAGGCTTTTGCCAAACGTTGTTTGGAGCTGGATGATACAAAACACAAACTAGAGCATCATATGAAAGAA ACCCTTAGGGAAATAGGAGATCAAGAAGCTAACATTGTTGCTCTCAAGCAAGCTATCAGAGACAAAGAAGGCCCAATGAGAGTGGCTCAAACGAGGCTGTATGACAGGTCTTTTAGGCCTAACgttgagctctgcagagatgcagcacAATTCAG GTTGATCAGCGAAGTCGAAGAAATAACAGAATCCGTTGaatctctgaagaaaaagctgCGGGAAGCTGAACAGTCCCTGAGGAACCTGGAAGACACGCGGATGaatttagaaaaggaaatagcTGTGAAAACAAATAGTATCTTTATAGATAGGCAAAAGTGCATGGCCCATCGCACACGCTACCCAACTGTTCTGAAACTAGCAGGTTACCGGTAG